A stretch of Triticum aestivum cultivar Chinese Spring chromosome 1D, IWGSC CS RefSeq v2.1, whole genome shotgun sequence DNA encodes these proteins:
- the LOC123181537 gene encoding histone H4 yields the protein MSGRGKGGKGLGKGGAKRHRKVLRDNIQGITKPAIRRLARRGGVKRISGLIYEETRGVLKIFLENVIRDAVTYTEHARRKTVTAMDVVYALKRQGRTLYGFGG from the coding sequence ATGTCGGGCCGCGGCAAGGGAGGCAAGGGCCTGGGAAAGGGCGGGGCGAAGCGGCACAGGAAGGTGCTGCGCGACAACATCCAGGGGATCACGAAGCCGGCGATCCGGCGgctggcgcggcggggcggcgtgaagcgcatctccgggctcatctacgaggagacccgcggcgtgctcaagatcttcctcgagaacgTCATCCGCGACGCCGTCACCTACACGGAGCACGCCCGCCGCAAGACCGTCACCGCCATGGACGTCGTCTACGCGCTCAAGCGCCAGGGCCGCACCCTCTACGGCTTCGGCGGCTGA